The genome window TTGGTAGAGCGGGCCGCGAGGGAGCATGGGCTTGATTTGAACCGTTCCTATGTGGTCGGGGATCAGCACATCGATTTCGAACTCGCGCGTGAGATGGGGATGCCGGCCATCCTTGTCCTCACCGGAAAGGGGCGGCTCAGCCTGGCGTCGGGAGAGATTGAGCCAGATTACATCGCTCCTGACCTTACAGCCGCAGCCAGATGGATTCTCCAGAGGCACTCCACTGTTGGGTGACCGACCACCGACGTCCGATGACCGACCAAGCATGGATCGGGCATCTGTCATCGGACAGCGGTCATCGGTGATCTGTCGTCGGTGTACGGTCATCGGTCAACGAGGTGAAGAATGATTAGGCAGGCAGCCGTTGCAGGCATGTTTTATCCGGGCGGGACCAAAGCACTCCGCCGTGAGGTGGAGGATCTACTCCCGACGGGGGAAGAACTGGTTGAGGGAGTGGGGGTCGTGGTCCCTCATGCCGGCTACCTTTACTCTGGCAGGGTCGCCGGAGCAGTCTACGCCCGGGTACACCCTCCCGAGGCCTGTGTCATTGTTGGCCCCAACCATAGCGGACTGGGGGCCGGGGCGGCTGTCATGACCTCTGGGACTTGGGAGACGCCTCTGGGGGAGGAAGCGATCGATACTGAGCTCGCTCGCGCCATCCTGGATCGATCCCGGGTCCTGGAGGAGGATGATCGAGCCCATCGGAAAGAGCACTCGATCGAAGTCCAACTACCGTTTCTTCAGCTCCTGTTCCCTAAAGTGCCATTTGTCCCCATCTGTCTTTTCAGCCATGAATATGGCGTGTGCCATGATGTGGGTGAGGCCATGGGGGGGGCGATCCAGGCTTCAGGGAAACGTGTACTCCTGATTGCCAGCACCGACATGAGCCATTACGTTTCGCAGGAGATGGC of Candidatus Methylomirabilota bacterium contains these proteins:
- the amrB gene encoding AmmeMemoRadiSam system protein B gives rise to the protein MIRQAAVAGMFYPGGTKALRREVEDLLPTGEELVEGVGVVVPHAGYLYSGRVAGAVYARVHPPEACVIVGPNHSGLGAGAAVMTSGTWETPLGEEAIDTELARAILDRSRVLEEDDRAHRKEHSIEVQLPFLQLLFPKVPFVPICLFSHEYGVCHDVGEAMGGAIQASGKRVLLIASTDMSHYVSQEMAERKDRIAIEAIVNLDPERLHTTVLRERISMCGFHPTTAMLIAAKALGGTRAELIRYATSGDVTKDYNSVVGYAGLIID